A stretch of DNA from Candidatus Aminicenantes bacterium:
CTGCACCCAGCCCGGGCAGCCGAAGGGCAGGTCGTAGCAGACCGTGCGCGGGTTGGCGATTTTCAGCTTGTGCTTGACCCGCGCGGCCAGCGAGGGGACGAAATCGGAGCGGACGTTGCCGTGGCGGACATCGCCGAAATTATGGGCCACGATGATATAATCCAGCGATTCCCTGTCGATACGGGAAGACTCCAGGGCATCGCCGGCGGCCAGGAAGGCGAGGTCCGAGGCCAGCTGGTTGTCGGCGGCGTAGCGCCGTTCGCGGATCCCGGTGATCTCGGCGAGCTTGTCGATCGTTTCCTGGTTGCTCTTCTTCAGTTTTTCGCCGTTGGCGTCAAAAAGCACGCTGTCCAGAAAATCGCTGTTCAACACGCGCCGGGAAGGAACATAGGAGCCGGTCCCGGCAACCACGGAATAGATTTTCTTTTCCATTTTCACCATTCGGGGTTTGAATTTGAAAACGATTTTTTTCAAGTTGTTATTTTGACGGATTTCGACTTGCAAGTCAACCATGGACAGGAAAATGCCCGTAGGGGCGACCCGGCATTTCAAACTTTTCACCAACCCAGTGAAAAAGTTTGTGTGCCCCCGCAGGGGGCGGGTCGCCCGAATCAAACCAGCATAGATTAGTCGATCTCCCTTTCGATCTCTTTTTCCAATAACTCGTATTTAAACAAAAAAAAATATTTTTTGCCAAATATATTGACATCCGATATATCGTATGCCATTATATCGTTTGTCGGTATAGCGATTATCGCTGTAACGACATTCGGAATAAGGAGTCTGTCATGAAAGAAGACAAAGAGACGGCCCAGCGGGGCCACCTGCCGCTGAGCGAAGCCACCTACTGCATCCTGCTGGCCCTGGCCGAACCCCTGCACGGCTACGGCATCATGCAAAAAGTGGAAGCCGGCAGCGCCGGCGCCGTGCGCATCGGGCCCGGCACCCTTTACGGCGCACTGACCACCCTGGGAAAAGAGAAGCTCATCACCCGCTTCGACGAGGTGGACAGGCGCAAGCGCTACGCCCTGACCGAAAAGGGGCGCCGCGTGCTCGCCGCCGAGCTGGCCCGGCTGCGCCTGCTGACCCATCTGGGCGATACGGTCCTGGGCTCCCGCTCCTCTGGGACAAAAGCAAAATGAGCGGCGAAAAAACATTTTAATAGGAGACAGCAATGGAAAAGAAAAAAATGACCAAATTCAAATGGTTCTGGG
This window harbors:
- a CDS encoding PadR family transcriptional regulator is translated as MKEDKETAQRGHLPLSEATYCILLALAEPLHGYGIMQKVEAGSAGAVRIGPGTLYGALTTLGKEKLITRFDEVDRRKRYALTEKGRRVLAAELARLRLLTHLGDTVLGSRSSGTKAK